From a single Bacillus gobiensis genomic region:
- a CDS encoding RNA polymerase sigma factor produces MKKRESPFEVIEDIYNKHYQYLLNFLLSFTSDKQLAEDIIQEVFSKMLLQPEKVLLINNFKSFLVRSAKNRLIDHFRKKKPSLFKDDQEIENLMVDQYSTNQFVEFSEINEILLKLPSKYSFVIIARDYHGYSYQEISDFLDISLVNVKSRIFRARKLFLKYYHEVNKGG; encoded by the coding sequence ATGAAGAAAAGGGAAAGCCCATTTGAAGTGATAGAGGATATTTACAATAAACACTATCAGTATCTTCTAAACTTTTTGTTAAGCTTCACATCGGATAAACAATTGGCTGAGGATATCATTCAAGAGGTATTTTCAAAAATGCTGCTGCAGCCTGAGAAAGTCCTGCTTATCAATAATTTTAAAAGTTTTTTAGTAAGGAGCGCAAAGAATCGGCTGATTGATCACTTTCGGAAGAAAAAACCCTCCTTGTTTAAAGACGACCAGGAAATTGAAAATTTGATGGTCGATCAGTACTCAACGAATCAATTTGTTGAATTCAGTGAAATTAATGAAATTCTTTTAAAGCTGCCTTCCAAGTACAGCTTTGTCATTATCGCAAGAGATTATCACGGGTACAGCTATCAAGAAATTTCTGACTTTCTCGATATTTCGTTAGTAAACGTAAAATCACGAATATTCAGAGCGAGAAAGCTTTTTTTGAAATACTATCATGAGGTGAATAAAGGTGGCTAG
- a CDS encoding ABC transporter permease: MSLVENLRMALSSLFAHKMRSILTMLGIIIGVGSVIVVVAIGQGGEQMLKQQISGPGNTVELMYQPSEEELASDPNAYMNASFTDEDIRRLRELDGVEQIVTSSSESMSVKFKEEQIDANVTGINEGYIEVNSLAIAEGREFSEGDFLSGKRVGIISQTMAEELFKGKAPIGEIVWANGQPVEIIGTLEESTGLFAFGMNEIYVPFPMMRAAYGTNDYSSVSLQAASTDELKDVGDRAAQLMNDVHDTEDSYSVFNMEEIAAGIGQITSIMTAIIGSIAGISLVVGGIGVMNIMLVSVTERTREIGIRKAMGATRGQILTQFLIESVVLTLFGGLIGIGLGYGGASLVSLFAGWPSLISWQVVAGGVLFSMVIGVIFGILPANKAARLDPIDSLRYE, encoded by the coding sequence ATGAGCTTAGTGGAAAACCTGAGAATGGCTTTAAGCTCGCTGTTTGCTCACAAAATGCGCTCCATTCTCACGATGCTTGGTATTATTATCGGAGTTGGCTCAGTTATCGTCGTCGTGGCAATCGGACAGGGTGGCGAGCAAATGCTAAAACAGCAAATTTCTGGACCAGGCAATACGGTTGAGTTAATGTATCAGCCAAGTGAAGAAGAGCTTGCTTCTGATCCGAATGCGTATATGAATGCCAGTTTCACCGATGAAGATATCCGCAGGTTAAGGGAGCTTGATGGGGTCGAACAAATCGTAACGTCATCCAGCGAATCCATGTCTGTCAAATTCAAGGAAGAACAAATCGATGCAAATGTTACCGGCATTAATGAAGGATACATCGAAGTTAATTCTCTTGCCATTGCAGAAGGCCGGGAATTTTCCGAAGGAGACTTTCTATCTGGAAAGCGGGTCGGCATCATTTCGCAAACGATGGCAGAAGAGCTTTTCAAAGGAAAAGCACCAATCGGAGAAATTGTGTGGGCAAACGGACAGCCGGTTGAAATTATCGGAACTTTGGAGGAATCGACCGGACTTTTTGCATTTGGCATGAATGAAATTTACGTTCCTTTCCCTATGATGCGTGCTGCATATGGCACGAATGATTACAGCAGTGTTTCGCTTCAGGCAGCATCAACGGACGAGTTAAAGGATGTTGGAGATCGTGCGGCTCAGCTGATGAATGATGTTCATGACACAGAAGACTCATACTCCGTTTTTAATATGGAAGAGATTGCAGCGGGAATTGGTCAAATTACGTCCATTATGACCGCAATCATCGGCTCCATTGCGGGAATTTCATTAGTAGTCGGAGGAATCGGCGTCATGAATATTATGCTCGTCTCTGTAACAGAAAGAACGAGAGAAATCGGAATCAGAAAAGCAATGGGCGCCACACGGGGACAAATCTTGACCCAATTTTTGATTGAATCTGTCGTCCTTACACTATTCGGAGGCCTTATTGGAATCGGTCTGGGATACGGAGGAGCCTCACTTGTATCCTTATTTGCAGGATGGCCGTCCTTAATATCCTGGCAGGTTGTCGCCGGAGGGGTTCTGTTCAGTATGGTTATTGGTGTCATATTTGGTATACTTCCTGCCAATAAAGCAGCACGTTTGGATCCAATCGATTCACTTCGATACGAATAA
- a CDS encoding ABC transporter ATP-binding protein — translation MIELNQVIKSYSIGKETIDILKDINMLIKKGEYAAIMGPSGSGKSTIMNIIGCLDRPTKGSYKLEGNDISAYNDKQLAEVRNQSIGFVFQQFQLLPRLNAKKNVELPMIYGGISKKEREERAENALEKVGLKDRMKHMPNELSGGQKQRVAIARAIVNEPKLILADEPTGALDTKTSFSIMEQFTALNEEGTTIILVTHEKEIADYTNRIITVRDGEIVDSDKEQRSVKA, via the coding sequence ATGATCGAATTAAATCAAGTAATAAAGAGCTATTCGATTGGAAAAGAAACGATTGATATTTTAAAGGATATCAATATGCTTATTAAAAAAGGGGAATACGCGGCGATAATGGGACCATCTGGTTCCGGGAAATCAACCATTATGAATATTATCGGCTGCTTGGACAGACCGACGAAGGGCAGTTATAAATTGGAAGGCAACGATATATCCGCTTATAATGATAAGCAGCTTGCTGAAGTAAGAAATCAGTCGATCGGATTTGTCTTTCAGCAATTTCAGCTTTTGCCGAGACTAAACGCCAAAAAAAATGTTGAGCTGCCGATGATATACGGGGGGATTTCGAAAAAAGAACGAGAAGAGCGGGCTGAGAACGCACTTGAAAAAGTAGGGCTGAAGGATCGAATGAAACATATGCCCAATGAACTTTCTGGGGGGCAAAAGCAAAGAGTTGCTATTGCGAGAGCGATCGTGAATGAGCCTAAGCTGATTTTGGCGGATGAGCCTACCGGCGCCTTGGATACAAAAACGAGCTTTTCGATTATGGAGCAATTTACCGCATTGAACGAAGAGGGAACGACCATTATTCTCGTTACCCATGAGAAGGAAATCGCAGATTATACAAATCGAATCATTACGGTTCGGGACGGGGAGATAGTGGACAGCGACAAAGAGCAAAGGAGCGTGAAGGCATGA
- a CDS encoding efflux RND transporter periplasmic adaptor subunit: MKKLWIGIGIVVIIAIFIGVNVFRTVQTSGTSREVQVVSLEEKEISSTVMVPGTLGFSQEQNVFYEADKGEVQQILVKEGDAVKKGTPLLRYTNEQLELEKEQNALTIESKELQIDQFEQKREDLEQKEKDLTKQLGEKEAKSQIDPEREQLDMDEKLADLEIRQNMIQKETIEKQLDALVVKSEADGTVISVDKEAASKKTEIQEPIIHIGNTKNLIVEGVLSEYDTLKVKKEQPVKLTSDVIQGQEWKGKVTAVGLVPNTQGNEGGAQAGGEQAVQYPLEVKFDGKLPNAKTGFKFIMEIETDKRKAATLPAEAIKKDGDQSYVFIVEDGKAKRVDIKVGESADESIEIIEGLSADNQVILSPAADLQSGTEVSI; this comes from the coding sequence TTGAAAAAACTATGGATAGGTATCGGAATTGTTGTAATTATTGCTATTTTTATTGGAGTAAATGTTTTCAGAACGGTCCAGACAAGCGGAACAAGCCGCGAAGTACAAGTGGTTTCCCTGGAAGAAAAAGAGATTTCTTCAACTGTGATGGTTCCCGGCACTCTTGGTTTCTCACAAGAACAAAATGTTTTTTATGAGGCGGATAAAGGAGAAGTTCAACAAATCCTCGTAAAAGAAGGCGATGCGGTAAAAAAAGGGACTCCGCTTCTTCGCTACACCAATGAGCAGCTTGAGCTCGAAAAGGAACAAAACGCGTTAACCATTGAATCGAAGGAGCTGCAGATTGATCAATTCGAGCAAAAAAGAGAAGATCTTGAGCAAAAAGAGAAGGACTTAACAAAACAGCTGGGGGAAAAGGAAGCTAAAAGTCAAATCGATCCCGAAAGAGAGCAGCTGGATATGGATGAAAAGCTGGCTGATTTGGAAATTAGGCAAAATATGATCCAAAAAGAAACGATAGAGAAGCAACTGGATGCACTTGTAGTGAAAAGCGAGGCAGACGGTACAGTCATCTCCGTGGATAAAGAAGCGGCTTCCAAAAAAACTGAAATTCAGGAGCCGATTATTCATATCGGAAATACGAAGAATCTAATCGTTGAAGGCGTTCTGTCAGAATACGATACGTTGAAAGTAAAAAAGGAGCAGCCAGTCAAATTAACCTCTGACGTCATCCAAGGTCAGGAATGGAAAGGAAAAGTCACAGCAGTGGGGCTCGTTCCTAACACTCAAGGTAATGAAGGAGGTGCCCAAGCTGGCGGAGAGCAAGCTGTCCAATATCCGCTTGAGGTTAAATTTGATGGAAAACTGCCAAATGCGAAAACCGGATTTAAATTTATTATGGAAATTGAAACAGATAAGCGGAAAGCGGCAACCCTTCCGGCTGAAGCGATTAAGAAAGATGGGGACCAAAGCTATGTGTTCATTGTTGAGGATGGAAAAGCGAAGCGAGTAGATATAAAAGTAGGAGAATCAGCTGATGAAAGCATTGAGATCATAGAAGGCCTGTCCGCAGACAACCAAGTCATATTATCCCCCGCCGCTGATTTGCAAAGCGGAACGGAAGTGAGCATCTGA
- a CDS encoding glycosyltransferase family protein, whose amino-acid sequence MKKKKLAMLAASLGLAATLAFPNTSYARDTNYTNGASFGWSPYTWSASGFKWNNEITGSFTNVKFSSSAASSHNSMYYLTFEINHTRDHNGHTGWYWTNLPDPGYDRDDDNGNGWSEEAEAYIEADGWKQSISAYTGYGFQSSWWLSSSGNFDFIVQRSLYNPIAGEMEAWHYDKITNRGWSGLYSANSVKEKSPVASAPSAKEDVLYSNNGLKIAKVKEADSKTADVYVQPNVASKADFSKYKNQQKELLKQIDKENIEVVLTFNKSLSVKEVEKLIKKYDIAVDSYEIKSTDKKGEWTTIGGTPDKKELFSKAQYDNVTKGRGVKFSGFTSLVGTVNKDQLANLEKEKSVFFADVSKEYAKSLVKNQDVDVLVPDFAWEVNDLK is encoded by the coding sequence GTGAAAAAGAAAAAATTAGCGATGTTGGCTGCTTCTCTCGGTTTAGCCGCTACCTTGGCATTTCCGAATACGAGTTATGCAAGAGACACTAATTATACAAATGGAGCTTCGTTCGGCTGGTCTCCTTATACATGGTCTGCCAGCGGGTTCAAATGGAACAACGAGATTACCGGTTCATTTACAAATGTAAAATTCAGTAGCTCGGCTGCAAGTTCCCATAACTCTATGTACTATCTGACATTTGAGATCAACCATACAAGGGATCACAACGGCCATACTGGCTGGTATTGGACGAACCTGCCGGACCCTGGATACGATCGTGATGACGACAACGGCAATGGCTGGTCAGAAGAAGCAGAAGCCTATATCGAAGCTGATGGATGGAAACAATCGATCAGTGCATACACCGGGTATGGATTTCAATCTTCTTGGTGGCTTTCAAGTTCCGGAAACTTTGATTTTATTGTTCAAAGATCCTTATATAATCCTATCGCCGGAGAAATGGAAGCTTGGCACTACGATAAAATCACAAATAGAGGTTGGAGCGGGCTTTATTCCGCAAACAGTGTTAAGGAAAAAAGTCCGGTTGCATCAGCCCCATCTGCAAAAGAAGACGTCCTTTACTCGAATAATGGTTTGAAAATTGCGAAAGTCAAAGAAGCGGACAGTAAAACGGCAGATGTATACGTGCAGCCAAACGTAGCATCGAAAGCAGACTTCAGCAAGTATAAAAACCAGCAAAAAGAATTACTTAAACAAATCGATAAGGAAAACATTGAAGTCGTGTTAACTTTCAACAAATCGTTATCTGTTAAAGAAGTTGAAAAGTTAATAAAGAAATACGATATTGCAGTAGATTCCTATGAAATTAAATCTACTGACAAAAAAGGTGAATGGACAACAATTGGCGGAACTCCAGACAAAAAAGAACTATTTTCTAAAGCACAATATGATAACGTTACCAAAGGTCGCGGCGTTAAATTTTCTGGCTTTACAAGTTTAGTTGGAACAGTAAATAAAGATCAGCTGGCCAACCTTGAAAAGGAAAAATCAGTTTTCTTCGCTGATGTATCAAAAGAGTATGCGAAATCACTCGTTAAAAACCAAGATGTCGATGTATTGGTTCCTGATTTCGCTTGGGAAGTCAATGATCTAAAATAA
- a CDS encoding zf-HC2 domain-containing protein — MARFEDIHILCQELIPIYNELEEDAKRVIEKHAEECESCKEQLESVGNIEITPKEMNHNQAPMKRFKKLFLFKRVNTLLMFFIRVIVLGLIAFDFSQHFSADVPYGIQFEGLRASLVLFYIPLAFVLLMFTWFLKNMKLLLMSLLVDLLVIYFFDDLIRLIV; from the coding sequence GTGGCTAGATTTGAAGATATTCATATTTTATGCCAGGAATTAATTCCGATTTATAACGAATTGGAAGAAGACGCAAAGCGGGTCATTGAAAAACATGCGGAGGAATGTGAAAGCTGCAAAGAGCAGCTGGAGTCTGTAGGGAATATTGAAATCACTCCAAAAGAAATGAATCATAATCAAGCCCCAATGAAGCGATTTAAGAAGCTTTTCTTATTTAAACGAGTGAATACATTACTCATGTTCTTTATACGAGTCATTGTCCTCGGGCTGATTGCGTTTGATTTCTCCCAGCACTTTTCTGCTGATGTTCCTTACGGGATTCAATTTGAAGGCCTTCGTGCAAGCCTGGTTTTATTTTATATCCCGCTCGCCTTTGTATTATTAATGTTTACGTGGTTTTTAAAGAATATGAAATTGTTATTGATGTCGTTGCTTGTCGATCTTTTGGTCATTTACTTTTTTGACGATCTGATCCGGTTAATTGTCTAA
- a CDS encoding Yip1 family protein, whose translation MSEMKMEAGKKPSLLGLFTNPTEQFERLREKPIVAIPMVIVFLMMLAGTVLTLAGMDFAAEMQKYGGTVGDQKTFETITWIIGIIGIIFTFLGSIFLGALILWVCAKIAGSSVKYKQMLSMASFTLFISNIGMVIHGLVVFFTDVNSTMAVTSLKSIIPAEEPVASILAPFEVFSIWSYILLAIGFQKVAGLSKKASWTITIIIFAIMLIISFLGGVFASFSQSFEGNV comes from the coding sequence ATGAGTGAAATGAAAATGGAAGCAGGAAAAAAACCGTCATTGTTAGGATTATTCACTAATCCGACGGAGCAGTTTGAGAGATTAAGAGAAAAACCGATTGTTGCCATTCCGATGGTTATTGTTTTTCTCATGATGTTGGCAGGGACTGTTCTAACCCTGGCAGGGATGGATTTTGCTGCTGAAATGCAAAAATATGGCGGCACGGTTGGTGATCAGAAGACCTTTGAGACGATAACCTGGATTATCGGCATTATCGGCATCATTTTTACTTTTTTAGGCTCAATATTTCTTGGAGCTCTGATCTTATGGGTATGTGCCAAAATTGCAGGCAGTAGTGTTAAATATAAACAAATGCTTTCTATGGCTTCGTTTACTTTATTTATTTCTAACATCGGAATGGTGATTCATGGATTGGTTGTATTTTTTACCGATGTTAATTCAACAATGGCCGTAACTTCTCTGAAAAGCATAATACCTGCAGAGGAGCCGGTGGCATCTATTCTCGCACCATTTGAAGTTTTCAGTATTTGGAGCTATATTCTTTTGGCTATCGGCTTTCAAAAAGTTGCGGGCCTATCGAAAAAAGCTTCTTGGACAATTACGATCATTATCTTTGCAATTATGCTTATAATCTCCTTTTTGGGAGGCGTATTTGCTTCGTTTTCACAATCATTTGAAGGGAACGTGTAA